The following DNA comes from Microcella sp..
GCCACGGCCCGCGGCACGTAGGGCGCTACATCGCCGCCCAGCGCCGAGACCTGCCGCACCAGCGAGCTCGAGACGTGAGCGTGAGCGGGGTCGGGCAGCATGAAGATGGTCTCGACGCCCGCGAGGTTGCGGTTGACGATGGCCATCGGCGTCTCGTAGGCGACATCGACCTGGCTGCGCACGCCCTTCACGAGCACGCTGGCTCCGACGTCAGAGCAATAGTCGACGAGCAGTCCGACGCTCCAGCTCGTCACGAGAATGCTGTCGGGCAGCGCTCGGTCGGCGACCGCCTGCTCGATGAGCGACACCCGCTGCGCAATCGGCAGCATCGCTTCTTTCGCCGGGTTATGCACGACGACGACGTGCACTTCGTCGAAGATGCCCGCCGCCCGCTCGATGACGTCGAGATGGCCGAGGGTGACGGGGTCGAACGACCCGGGAACAACAGCAATGGTGCTCATGCCCCCACCCTAGCGAGCACAGATCACACGGATGTTTCGTCGTCAGACTTCAGAGTTTCGATCGAGCCCGTGTCGACGCGGTCGGTGTCTGAGTAGTTCGCCGTCACCAGAATCGGCAGGTGGTCTGACTCGCCTTGCGGCAGGGTCGTGACCCGCGTGATGTCGAGTCCGATCGACGTGGCGAAATCGAAGTGGCCTCGAAAGAACTTGTAGCGGGTGTACGTGCGCGCATCGCTCAGAGTGACCTCGTGACCGGTCTCCTGCACGCTCGTCGAGAGGTGGTCTTTGAAGATGGGGTAGTTGAAGTCGCCGACCATGAGAGTCGGCAGCGTCGACCCGAAGCTGTCGAGCGCCTCGTGCGCCGCGCGGATCTGCGTGCGGCGCAACGAGTTGAGCGCCGTGAGCGGGGCGGCGTGGAAGCACCCGACGACGAGCTCGCGGTCGTGCACGCGATCGATCAGGTGAGTGCCGAGCAGCCGCTCGTGGGCCGGTTTGGCGATGACATCGTGCAGCGAGCGCTTCAAAGCGAAAGCCTTCGTGCTCAGCGCCTCGAAACGCTCGCGGTTGTAGAAGATCGCCAGGCCGAGCCGATTCAGCTTGGTCGCATCGGCGAGATGCAGCGGGCCGAGCTCACGTGGCAGGTCTTCGGTGTCGACCTCTTGCAGGCACAACAGGTTGGGTGAGTGCGACTCGACGAGCTTCTCGAGCTCGCCGCGGGCGGCGTGCTTGCGCAGGTTGTACGAGATGACCCTCACAGGCCTATCTTCTCTCCCGCGCGGTCAGCCGCGAAATCGACGAAACGCTAGTTCTTCGCCAAGAAGTCGCGGGCGGCGTCATCGAGACGGCGATCGAGCGCGGCCTTGAGCGCCGGATGCCCGCTCAGCGCCGCATCCCCCTCGAGCACCCCGTCCGCGGCCTCGCGGGCCGCGAGAATGAGGTCGCCGTCGGTGGCCACACGCAGCAGCTTGAGGCTCGAGCGCCCGCCGCTCTGGGTAGCCCCGAGCACGTCGCCCTCGCGCCGCAGCTCGAGGTCGACCTGCGCGAGCTCGAAGCCGTCGAGCGTGCTCGCCACGGCCTCGACCCGCTCGCGCGCCAGGCTCTCGGGCACCGCGGCGGTCACGAACAGGCACAGTCCGGGCACGCCGCCGCGCCCCACGCGGCCGCGCAGCTGGTGCAACTGGCTCACGCCGAACCGGTCGGCGTCGACGACGACCATGGTCGAGGCGTTCGGCACATCGACGCCGACCTCGATGACGGTCGTCGCGACGAGCACGTCGATCTCGCCGCGCGCGAAGGCCTGCATCGTCGCGTCTTTCTCGTCGGTCGCCATCCGGCCGTGCAGCGGCTCGACTCGGCGCCCGGCGAGCGCTGGGTGCGATTGCAGCAGGGGCGTCAACTCAGCGACGGTCGCGGGCGGGCGGGCCACCGCATCCACGTCGTCGGCAGAGCCGTCGGTCGGGTCATCGGCCAGAGCATCCGGGTCGTCTTCGCGTGTCGCTGGGTCGATCGCCGGCACGACGACGAAGCCCTGCCGACCCTGCTCGAGCTCTTCGCCGAGGCGCTGCCACACGCGATTCCACCAGCCCGGCTTGTCGGCAAGCGGCACGACGTGGCTCACGATGGGCGTGCGGCCCGCGGGCAACTGGGCGATCGTCGAGATGTCGAGGTCGCCGAACACCGTCATCGCCACGGTGCGCGGAATCGGCGTGGCTGTCAGCACGAGCACATGCGGCGGCCGAGCGCCCTTGCGGCGCAGGCTCTCGCGCTGCTCGACGCCGAAGCGGTGCTGCTCGTCGACGACGACAAGGCCGAGGTCGGCGAACTGCACCTGGTCGCCGAGCAGGGCGTGGGTACCGATGACGATGCGGGATGCTCCGCTCGCGATCGCCAGCAGCGCCTTGCGCCTCTCGGCCATCGGCAGCTGCCCGGTGAGCAGCACGGGCCTGAGGCGGGCAGCGCGGTCAGGGCCGAGGGTGTGCACGATGGAGCGCAAGTGTTGCGCCGCGAGCACCTCGGTCGGAGCGAGCAGAGCGCTCTGCCCGCCGCTCTCTGCGACCGCGAGCATGGCGCGCACCGCGACGAGGGTCTTGCCCGACCCGACCTCGCCCTGCACGAGCCGGTTCATCGGTGCGTCGGCGGCCAGGTCGCGGGCGATCTCGTCGCCGACGAGCACCTGGTCGTCGGTGAGCGTGAAGGGCAGCTCGGCGTCGAAGCCGGCGAGCTCGGCGCCGGGCGTGCGCGGCGTCGCGGGCTGCTCGCGCAGGGCCGCGCGACGTTGCAGCAGGGCGGCCTGCAACACGAAGGCCTCGTGAAAGCGCAGGGTGTCGCGCGCGCGGCGCCACTGGCCGTCATTCTCGGGCCGATGGATGTACTGGTATGCGGTTGTGAGGTCGAGCAGCTCGGGGGCTTCAGAGTCGTGGGCTCGCAGAGCCGAGCGCACCTCGGCGGGCACGGGGTCGTCGAGCGTCGGCAGCGTATCGAGCACGACGCCGAGCGCCTTGGCGATCTGCCAGCTCGCGACCGTCGAGGTCGCCGGGTAGATCGGAATGGGCATCATCGCCCACTTCTTCGCCTCGGGCCCCGAGTCGCGCTCGTCGCCCGCTTCGAAGAGCTCGTAGTCGGGGTGCGCGAGCTGCCGCGTGCCGCGGTACTCGCCGACCTTGCCGGCGAAGATGCCCCGCACCCCGGGCTTGAGGTCGTTCTTGCGCCACGCCTGGTTGAAGAACGTAAGAACGAGAATGCCTTTGCCATCGGTGATGCGCACCTCGAGGATGCTGCCTTTGCGCTGCTTCATCGACCGCTCGACGACCTCGATCACCTCGGCGACGATGGTCACCGACTCGTCGACGCGCAATTCGCTGAGCGCGGTGAGCTCGCCGCGCCGGGCGTAGCGCCGGGGATAGTGGGTGAGCAGATCACCCACCGTGAGCATCCCGAACGCTTTCTTCAGCGAGTTCGCGCTGCGATCGCCCACCGCGCTGCTGAGTTTGGCGTCGAGCGGGCTGGTGTTCACGGGTTCAACGCTACTCGCGCGACCCGACCGTCTGGCGCCCCGGCGCCGTGCGCCGCCCAGCAGCGCAGTAGCGTGGAGGCCGTGACACGCATCATCTCCGGGTTCGCGGGCTCGCTGACGCTCAAGGTGCCGAGCGCTGGCACGCGCCCCACGAGTGACCGCGTGCGCGAGGCGCTCTTCAGCGCGCTCGAGGCCCGCGACGCGATCGCCGGAGCACGCGTGCTCGACCTTTACGCCGGCTCGGGAGCCCTCGCGCTCGAAGCCATCAGCCGCGGGGCCGCCTCGGCCGTGCTCGTCGAGAAGTCGTACTCGGCGGTGCAGGTGTGCAAGGCCAACGCCGCGCTCGTGAGTGGTCGGGCGGGGCGCGGCGAGAGGCCGAGCATCCGCATCATCGGCAAGCCCGCGACCTCGTACCTGTCGTCGGCGCTCGACCAGTTTGATCTCGTCTTCATCGACCCGCCGTACGAGGTGGTCGGGCTCGAGCTCGACCACGTACTCGAGGGGCTCGTGCCGCGATTGGCGACGGATGCGGTGATCGCGCTCGAGCGCTCGTCACGCACCCCGGTGCCCGCCTGGCCCGCTGGACTCGCGCTCGACAAGATGTCGCGGTACGGCGAGACGGCGATCTACTGGCTGGAGCCAGAATCCGATAGATGGAGAGAAGTCCCTTAGAGCGCAAGCTTCGTTCACCGATTGCTCCACGCCACACCTCACCCTGCCTGCTTGCGATCGAACTTGGGTTGGCCGCCGCCGAGTTCCACTAGGCCCGGTAGCCAGTGCCGTAGGCAAAGGACACAAGACCAAGAGCACTCTTGTGCTTCGGATCCCACCAACGAAGTAAAGGTTCGCCGCTCCTTGCTTCAGATTGGTTCGAGCGGGGCGTTGGTAGAGCCTGCAAAGAAGACCTCTACGAAGGTGGGTCCTTGCGAAGTCTCCAGATTGGCCACCCCTGCATCTCACTCAATTCGTCTGGTGTGAGTTGACCCGCCAAGAAAGCCACCTCCTCCTCTTCTCCAAGAAGCAGGGCGCAGGCCAAGAGGAGCTTCCGCGGAGAGATCTCTGAATCGTCTTTGATGCTCTTTCGGAAGGCGCGCACCTCGTTGCGTTCCGGAGCCGAAAGACCGCCCTTACGCCATTTCATCTGCCAAGAATTCAGTAGATGCTGTGGTTTCTGTCCCTCAGAAGCAATGAGCCAGTTGTTCAGCGCGATTGCCGCTTCGAGCAGTTCCTCCGCTCGCGCCTCGTGCGTATCAGCCGCCGCGATCAAGGCGAGCACACGAAGATTTGCCTGACCGAATGTCGAAGAATAGTCCGACAGCGCTTCATAGGCTCCGACGATCGAGCGCAGGTTCGCATTCAGAACTGTGCCAAGTTGATCGGGTTCCACCATGTCGTACGCAGTTACTGGAATGACCTGACGAACTCCCTCATCGATATAGCTCATCCTGTATTGCTGGCGAGTCAGATCATTGAACGGGTCGACCATTCGCCATCTCCCCGGCTTGCTCCCGGGAACGACCAAGAACATGAGCCCCCAGTCCCCCACCTTCTGAAGCACACGAGAAGTCTCGAGCTCTGGATCGGATATCTCCTCACCGTGAACGAAGGCCCGTCGAAGCACGCTCAGTTGCCTCGAAAGCTTGTCGTCGATTGCTTGGATGTCGATAAACCGCGTGTCCACATTCAGCAAGTCGAAAAGCTCACGGAGTTCTCTAAGCGCACTAAGGTGCGTGATCAACTCCGCGTCTGAGTCACCTTCCGCCATTACGAATTGCTGCTCAACACCGTCAATGCTGATTGCCCGAGTGGCGAGCAACGCGGCGTAAAACTCAAGGCCCTTCAGGCGGTCCGCAAGGGAGCGCTCCAGCGTGAACGAGAAACTCATCGAGTGTTGATCGCCAGAAGCTCGAAAGACGATGCTCAGACCAGCTGCAAGTTCAATCTCAACTGAACCGTCGGCCGTTTGAACTGCTGTCCCGCCCTTGTACGCCATATCTCCACTTCTGAACTCCACGGCGATCGGACGCTTCGTAAAGGCCAGCGGCGTGACTTGAAAGACCCCCGACAAGGGAACCTCGAGCCCATCCTCAGTGGTGAGCACAAGCGCAAAATCGGCAGAGCCAGGGGAGAGAGTTACTGGCACAGCGAAGTCGATCTCTGTTGCTGTGTGGATGGTCAAGCTCTTCATCCGCTCGAAGAGAACCGCATCGAATCCTTGAGAGATGCGCTGCTCCCGTGTCTTCAGAGCTAACGCGAAGATGGGCTGGATCTCCGATGGCGACGTGGGGAACAGCTTCAGGCCAACCGTTATGTTTTTGGTCGTTGGCGACGACCGGGCAAAGTGGTCCTCGATGGCGAACGGTGACAGCAGGGCGCAATACGTGGTACTCGCACCGGAGTCTTCGACCAACACCACGAAGTAGAGCACGCCGGAGTTTTTCTGGTACGCCTTCAGATCAGTGCGCTTGATCGAAAACGTTATCGACGTCCGCTCGTTTGCCTTTACTGACCGACCCTTTACTTGAACGTCCACCCTGCCCAACCATTGCTCTTTGGACTGCTTCAGGCCGGAGTAGAGGTCGACGTGACCATCAGTGAAGGGGGTCTTGTCGTTCAGCGAAATGTAGGGCTTTAGGGCGGTGCAAGTGGCCACGAGCCGACTGACCTCAGCAACGGCGATCGCCTCGACATCCACCGTTTCATTCTGGCAGTCGGACCCGACAGAATCAGGTTTTGGAAGGAGCTCCCCGCCTACGGTGACCGCTCAACGTGTCAGCAGGCACCATTGGGATCGCCGAGGGCCATAGGTGCAGGACCGGTTAGTTGAGCCCAAGCTCTGGCGCGCTCCCCGCCCAAGTGCGCCAATCGGAACCGAGGGGAGCTAGAACTCGCCGGTGTGGTCGAAATCCGCGGGCGGCATTTGCCGCACGGTGCTGTGGTCGGGTTCGAGCTCGCCAATACATCTCGCTACGGCGAAACGGTCATCTACTGGCTGGAGCCGACCGGCAGCTGACACGGGTCAGCGGTCGTACACTTCGCGGCGATGGCCAAGCGTCACGACGACGATGAGCAGCACTCCGTCGTCGATCGTGTAGATGATGCGATAGTCGCCGACGCGCACGCGCCAGGCGGGTCGCCCGCGCAAGGGTTTCGCGGCCGGCGGCCGAGGGTCGTCGCCGAGTAGGGCGATCACCCCGCGGATGCGCTCGCGATCTCGGTGGTCGATCTTCTTGAGGGCTCGAATGGCGGCCGGCCGCAGTTCAATTCGGTAGCTCACGCCCAGCCCAGGTCGGCCTTCGCTTGCGCCCAGGGGATGTTCGGCCCCTCCTCTTCCATCGCCGCGTCGAACGCGGCAACGTCGTCGACTTCGTCGAGCGCGTCAAGCATGCGCTCATACTGCTCGGGGCTGATGACGACCGCAGCACGTTGTCCGCGGCGCTCGATGAACACCGCTTCGGTCTGCGAACGGTCGATGACCTCGGAGAACTGCTTGCGGGCGTCGGCGACGCTGAGGGGATTCATGTGCCTATTGTACAACCGACTCATGCAGATGTACATCAAAGTGGGTGTGACGGTCACTTCCGCTGGGAGCGCGAGTTCCGATCGTTGCGCAGCTCCACCAACAAGACCGATGCCCGCCATTCGACGGTTGCTGTAATCAATTCGCGCAATGTTGCACCGACGAGAGCCCACTGATCCGGGGTTGCGTCGTGTAGGTCGTTGCGCACGTCGAACGGGTACTGCGGGCTGAGCAATGAGTCTGCCGTCGCACTCGGAATTGGCGTCGTCGAGATCTCGGCGCGGACAACGTGCATCCCGGCCCTCGCGGAGATCTCGCGCCACTTCTCGACAGTGGACGTCGCCGCGTTCGGATCCTCAACAATCAGACCGTGCTGATGGGCGGCGCGTCGAGTCAGCGTCGGGCCGGTCAGTCCGTCGGTCACGAAGGCGGAAACAACAATGCGCCCATCGTCGGCGAGTACTCGGCGCCACTCGCGGACAGCCGCGTCGGGACTTCCTATGTAGGGCATCGCTGAAACGCAGGTGATCACGTTGAACTCCCCCGACTCGAAGGGCAGATCATGTGCACTCGCCTGGAGGAAGCGCACACCTGGCAAAGCAGTACGTGCAACTTTCAACATGGCCAAGGAAACGTCGATGCCTGTCAGGTGAGCAGCGGGCAGCGTCTGCAGGCTGCGCAAGACAAGTCCCGTGCCCGTCGCAACATCCAGCACGGTCTCGATGCTTGTCGGAGCGGCGAACCGCGCGGCGGCGTCCGCAACGGAAGCGTGAAAGGAGCCTTGGTCGTAGGTGGAGGCACGGCGGTCAAACTCTCGTTCAACCCATCCGACGTCCACGACGAAAGGTTAGCGGTCAAGCCGACCTTGTCCCGAGGTCGTCAACCTGGTCAGCCAGTCTGCCCGCTCCACTCCGCGAACGGGTCCCAGCCGCCGCGCTCGTCGAACACCCGGCCGTCGACGAGCAACGCGGGCCCGTGACGATCGGCAGCGACCACCCGGCCGATGACACGAAAGCCGCCCGGCAGCGCGTCGAGCGGCGGCGCGACGTCGGGCGGGAAGGTCGCCAGCAGCGAGTGGTCTTCTCCCCCGGTGAGCGCGAGCGACGCCGGGGCTGCGGGGTCGAGGCCATGCGCGAGCGCGACCTCGCGCACCTGCTCGCTCGAGAGGTCGAGGTTGACGCCGCTCGCGCGAGCGATGCGGCGCGCGTCGAGGGCCAGCCCGTCGCTGAGGTCGAGCATCGACGAGGCTCCGCCGAGGGCGGCGGCCACGCCGTCCGCGATCGGCGGGTGCGGCGTGAGCTGGGCGGCGAGCGGCACGGGATGCTCGGCGCGCAGCCGAGCTGCGGCATCAGCATCCGGAGCCCCCGTCGCATCGACCCCGTGCTCGAAGAGGATCCGCAGCCCCTCGGCAGCGAGCCCCAGCGGGCCGGAGACCGCGACCCAGTCGCCCGGCCGCGCGCCCGAGCGTGTCACGGGGTCACGGTCGTCGAGGTCGCCGAACGCCGTGACGGCGATAGTCAGCACGCTCGACACACTCAAGTCGCCGCCGACGACTCCGCAGCCGGGCGCGAGCGCCTCGCACGCATCGCGAAGCCCCTCGGCGAGCGCCTCGAGCTCGGCGACCGGCGTCTCGGCGGGGGCGGCGAGCGCCACGACGAGCGCTGTGGGGCGGGCGCCCATCGCCGCGACATCGCTGAGGTTGGTCGCCGCAGCCTTGAAGCCGAGATCGTGCATCGTCGACCACGCCGTGCGGAAGTCGGGGCCATGAATCATCATGTCGGTCGTGATCACGACTCGGCGGTCGGGTGCGGCGAGCACGGCGGCGTCGTCACCCGGGCCGAGCAGCGTCGACTCGCTCTCGGGCAGCAGCGGGATGATGCGCGCGAGCGCCGCGAGCTCGCCAACTGATGCGAGGGTGTCGGGATTCTGGGCGTGGCTCACGCCTCAACGGTAGTCCGCGCCAGTGCGCGCCAGTACTGTCGAGCCATGTCTGAGTCTTCCGCGACCGATGTGCCCGCGCCGCCGCCGGCCTCGCCGTACGGTCCAGCCGAGGGTGTGACCGGCGCATCGGTTCCCGTGCCCGAACCACGCGCTACCCCAGCAGCGTGGGTCGACCGAGGCCGAGGCATCCTGCGTGTCGCGATCTGGTCGACGGCGGGACTCTCGGTGCTGCTCGTCGTCGTGCTCGTGGTGCTCGCGGCGATGGGGCTAGGCACGGCTGCCGACAATCTCACCGACGGTGAAGACGCGCTCGTGTGGATCGCCGTGACGGCGAGCCCGGTTCTCTTCGTCGTCGCGCTCAACCTGTTGATCTGGCGCGCGCTGCTGCGTCGAGTCGCCGGGCAGACCCGCGGTGAGGCGT
Coding sequences within:
- the rsmD gene encoding 16S rRNA (guanine(966)-N(2))-methyltransferase RsmD, whose translation is MTRIISGFAGSLTLKVPSAGTRPTSDRVREALFSALEARDAIAGARVLDLYAGSGALALEAISRGAASAVLVEKSYSAVQVCKANAALVSGRAGRGERPSIRIIGKPATSYLSSALDQFDLVFIDPPYEVVGLELDHVLEGLVPRLATDAVIALERSSRTPVPAWPAGLALDKMSRYGETAIYWLEPESDRWREVP
- a CDS encoding type II toxin-antitoxin system RelE family toxin, encoding MSYRIELRPAAIRALKKIDHRDRERIRGVIALLGDDPRPPAAKPLRGRPAWRVRVGDYRIIYTIDDGVLLIVVVTLGHRREVYDR
- a CDS encoding ATP-dependent DNA helicase RecG, coding for MNTSPLDAKLSSAVGDRSANSLKKAFGMLTVGDLLTHYPRRYARRGELTALSELRVDESVTIVAEVIEVVERSMKQRKGSILEVRITDGKGILVLTFFNQAWRKNDLKPGVRGIFAGKVGEYRGTRQLAHPDYELFEAGDERDSGPEAKKWAMMPIPIYPATSTVASWQIAKALGVVLDTLPTLDDPVPAEVRSALRAHDSEAPELLDLTTAYQYIHRPENDGQWRRARDTLRFHEAFVLQAALLQRRAALREQPATPRTPGAELAGFDAELPFTLTDDQVLVGDEIARDLAADAPMNRLVQGEVGSGKTLVAVRAMLAVAESGGQSALLAPTEVLAAQHLRSIVHTLGPDRAARLRPVLLTGQLPMAERRKALLAIASGASRIVIGTHALLGDQVQFADLGLVVVDEQHRFGVEQRESLRRKGARPPHVLVLTATPIPRTVAMTVFGDLDISTIAQLPAGRTPIVSHVVPLADKPGWWNRVWQRLGEELEQGRQGFVVVPAIDPATREDDPDALADDPTDGSADDVDAVARPPATVAELTPLLQSHPALAGRRVEPLHGRMATDEKDATMQAFARGEIDVLVATTVIEVGVDVPNASTMVVVDADRFGVSQLHQLRGRVGRGGVPGLCLFVTAAVPESLARERVEAVASTLDGFELAQVDLELRREGDVLGATQSGGRSSLKLLRVATDGDLILAAREAADGVLEGDAALSGHPALKAALDRRLDDAARDFLAKN
- the thiL gene encoding thiamine-phosphate kinase codes for the protein MSHAQNPDTLASVGELAALARIIPLLPESESTLLGPGDDAAVLAAPDRRVVITTDMMIHGPDFRTAWSTMHDLGFKAAATNLSDVAAMGARPTALVVALAAPAETPVAELEALAEGLRDACEALAPGCGVVGGDLSVSSVLTIAVTAFGDLDDRDPVTRSGARPGDWVAVSGPLGLAAEGLRILFEHGVDATGAPDADAAARLRAEHPVPLAAQLTPHPPIADGVAAALGGASSMLDLSDGLALDARRIARASGVNLDLSSEQVREVALAHGLDPAAPASLALTGGEDHSLLATFPPDVAPPLDALPGGFRVIGRVVAADRHGPALLVDGRVFDERGGWDPFAEWSGQTG
- the coaD gene encoding pantetheine-phosphate adenylyltransferase, with translation MSTIAVVPGSFDPVTLGHLDVIERAAGIFDEVHVVVVHNPAKEAMLPIAQRVSLIEQAVADRALPDSILVTSWSVGLLVDYCSDVGASVLVKGVRSQVDVAYETPMAIVNRNLAGVETIFMLPDPAHAHVSSSLVRQVSALGGDVAPYVPRAVAEYLDTVDQD
- a CDS encoding type II toxin-antitoxin system Phd/YefM family antitoxin — translated: MNPLSVADARKQFSEVIDRSQTEAVFIERRGQRAAVVISPEQYERMLDALDEVDDVAAFDAAMEEEGPNIPWAQAKADLGWA
- a CDS encoding class I SAM-dependent methyltransferase — encoded protein: MDVGWVEREFDRRASTYDQGSFHASVADAAARFAAPTSIETVLDVATGTGLVLRSLQTLPAAHLTGIDVSLAMLKVARTALPGVRFLQASAHDLPFESGEFNVITCVSAMPYIGSPDAAVREWRRVLADDGRIVVSAFVTDGLTGPTLTRRAAHQHGLIVEDPNAATSTVEKWREISARAGMHVVRAEISTTPIPSATADSLLSPQYPFDVRNDLHDATPDQWALVGATLRELITATVEWRASVLLVELRNDRNSRSQRK
- a CDS encoding endonuclease/exonuclease/phosphatase family protein is translated as MRVISYNLRKHAARGELEKLVESHSPNLLCLQEVDTEDLPRELGPLHLADATKLNRLGLAIFYNRERFEALSTKAFALKRSLHDVIAKPAHERLLGTHLIDRVHDRELVVGCFHAAPLTALNSLRRTQIRAAHEALDSFGSTLPTLMVGDFNYPIFKDHLSTSVQETGHEVTLSDARTYTRYKFFRGHFDFATSIGLDITRVTTLPQGESDHLPILVTANYSDTDRVDTGSIETLKSDDETSV